The Deinococcus depolymerans genome has a segment encoding these proteins:
- the trpS gene encoding tryptophan--tRNA ligase, with translation MPRVFSGIQPTGEPHIGNYFGAMRNYVRLGEEFGKNSIYCVVDLHAITNPASFEPALLAQRTFEMAVANFAVGLDPSRVTFFVQSHVPEHQELSWIFTTLTPVGELERMTQYKDKSEQLESVPAGLLMYPALMAADILLYKADTVPVGEDQTQHIELTREIARKFNHAFGETFPEPRAVYNKQALRIPGVDGNGKMGKSKGESSTIGILEPLDAIWQKLRVAPTDPARVRRTDPGNPDVCLIFDYHKLFSGLDTIQTVDAGCRTAGIGCIDCKKTLLAGMTEHLSPIHERAEALKADPDFVRDALAQGAKEARAVARPIMEEVREKVGFLKL, from the coding sequence ATGCCGCGTGTCTTTTCAGGAATCCAGCCGACCGGTGAGCCTCACATCGGGAATTACTTCGGGGCCATGCGTAATTACGTGCGGCTGGGCGAGGAGTTCGGGAAGAACTCCATCTACTGCGTGGTGGACCTGCACGCCATCACGAACCCCGCGTCCTTCGAGCCGGCCCTGCTGGCGCAGCGGACCTTCGAGATGGCCGTCGCGAACTTCGCGGTGGGCCTCGACCCCAGCCGGGTCACGTTCTTCGTGCAGTCGCACGTGCCGGAGCATCAGGAACTGTCGTGGATCTTCACGACCCTGACGCCGGTCGGTGAACTGGAACGCATGACGCAGTACAAGGACAAGTCCGAGCAGCTCGAGAGCGTCCCGGCGGGCCTGCTGATGTACCCGGCCCTCATGGCCGCCGACATCCTGCTGTACAAGGCGGACACCGTGCCGGTCGGTGAGGACCAGACGCAGCACATCGAACTGACGCGCGAGATCGCCCGGAAGTTCAACCACGCCTTCGGGGAGACCTTCCCGGAGCCCAGGGCCGTGTACAACAAGCAGGCGCTGCGGATTCCCGGCGTGGACGGCAACGGCAAGATGGGCAAGAGCAAGGGCGAGAGCAGCACCATCGGGATTCTGGAGCCGCTGGACGCCATCTGGCAGAAACTGCGCGTGGCACCCACCGACCCGGCCCGCGTGCGCCGCACCGACCCCGGCAACCCGGACGTGTGCCTGATCTTCGACTACCACAAGCTGTTCAGCGGCCTGGACACCATTCAGACCGTGGACGCCGGGTGCCGCACCGCCGGGATCGGCTGCATCGACTGCAAGAAGACGCTGCTGGCCGGCATGACCGAGCACCTGAGCCCCATTCACGAGCGGGCCGAGGCGCTGAAGGCCGACCCGGACTTCGTGCGTGACGCGCTCGCGCAGGGCGCGAAGGAAGCCCGCGCCGTCGCCCGGCCGATCATGGAGGAAGTGCGCGAGAAGGTCGGCTTCCTGAAACTCTGA
- a CDS encoding peptidylprolyl isomerase translates to MNKKKFVNVMLGVLALLLIVGMAYQFTPNVGELFNRKTGTPALTVNGATVTVEELEAARRANPVLASTDTGVLGDDFKTFVVAQQIQQTLVKNAVKDIRVSRADVAAKVKEVREANQLTDNKKWTDALQGAGLTDSSYREQVRQSLAIERRVDEIKKGVPAATDAELRAYYDLNTDKFQTDARIQGRQIVVADKAKAQALLKQARDGADFAALAKANSSEFADRGGALGPIENGVPRPVAQVALPAEVGAAAFALTDGGLTDVTESGGKFYIVKVEKYLAPAPKAFADARTDIAAAVNEQKKNAAVEAWVAGLEKDAKVEFKDLNWKVEDPTVATIAGQNIPYSKVIEQVVNNQQFTSLLQQVQPEQASQLVNSILKPQVVQQLLAGYAAPTIAERLKLNLTGTRQELAAGIAAYGARNVKVTDADISDFYTQNKAQFQTPASGTVLEASFKDQAAALAFRNSYDGRADFAAAAGKAGGTVSERGNVTAGDGKLSEELNAAVFDARSLRDAGEGSLSDPVKVGARYSVAFVTDLKPAATQPLSAVRAQIESQVLAQKKSGEGQKFLDAQVASLKPKDNLKTVLAAQQKRVEAAAPKAAPKTEDSSGQDSKAPATDSKTPAGSSDSAAPPADK, encoded by the coding sequence GTGAACAAGAAGAAATTCGTGAACGTCATGCTCGGCGTTCTGGCCCTGCTGCTGATCGTGGGCATGGCTTACCAGTTCACCCCGAACGTCGGGGAGCTGTTCAACCGCAAGACCGGCACCCCCGCCCTGACCGTGAACGGCGCGACCGTCACCGTCGAGGAACTCGAAGCGGCCCGCCGCGCCAACCCCGTGCTGGCCAGCACCGATACCGGCGTGCTGGGCGACGACTTCAAGACCTTCGTGGTGGCGCAGCAGATCCAGCAGACGCTGGTGAAGAACGCCGTGAAGGACATCCGCGTGAGCCGCGCCGACGTGGCCGCCAAGGTCAAGGAGGTCCGCGAGGCCAACCAGCTGACCGACAACAAGAAATGGACGGACGCCCTGCAGGGCGCGGGCCTGACCGACAGCTCGTACCGCGAGCAGGTCCGCCAGAGCCTCGCCATCGAGCGCCGCGTCGACGAGATCAAGAAGGGCGTTCCCGCCGCGACCGACGCGGAACTCCGGGCGTACTACGACCTGAACACCGACAAGTTCCAGACGGACGCCCGCATTCAGGGTCGCCAGATCGTCGTGGCCGACAAGGCCAAGGCGCAGGCCCTGCTGAAACAGGCGCGGGACGGCGCGGACTTCGCCGCGCTCGCCAAGGCCAACAGCAGCGAGTTCGCCGACCGTGGCGGCGCGCTGGGCCCCATCGAGAACGGCGTGCCGCGCCCCGTGGCGCAGGTGGCGCTGCCCGCCGAGGTGGGCGCGGCCGCCTTCGCCCTGACCGACGGCGGCCTGACCGACGTGACCGAGAGCGGCGGGAAGTTCTACATCGTGAAGGTCGAGAAGTACCTGGCCCCCGCCCCGAAAGCCTTCGCGGACGCCAGGACCGACATTGCGGCGGCCGTGAACGAACAGAAGAAGAACGCCGCCGTGGAAGCCTGGGTGGCCGGCCTGGAAAAAGACGCCAAGGTGGAATTCAAGGACCTGAACTGGAAGGTCGAGGACCCCACCGTGGCGACCATCGCCGGGCAGAACATCCCGTACTCGAAGGTGATCGAGCAGGTCGTGAACAACCAGCAGTTCACGTCCCTGCTTCAGCAGGTGCAGCCCGAGCAGGCCTCGCAGCTCGTGAACTCGATCCTGAAGCCGCAGGTGGTGCAGCAGCTGCTCGCCGGGTACGCCGCGCCCACCATCGCCGAACGCCTGAAACTGAACCTGACCGGTACCCGGCAGGAACTCGCCGCCGGAATCGCGGCGTACGGCGCGCGGAACGTGAAGGTCACGGACGCCGACATCAGCGACTTCTACACGCAGAACAAGGCGCAGTTCCAGACGCCGGCCAGCGGCACGGTCCTCGAGGCCAGCTTCAAGGATCAGGCGGCCGCGCTGGCGTTCCGCAACAGCTACGACGGCAGGGCGGACTTCGCCGCGGCGGCCGGCAAGGCGGGCGGCACGGTCAGTGAGCGTGGGAACGTGACCGCCGGCGACGGCAAGCTCAGCGAGGAACTGAACGCCGCCGTGTTCGACGCCCGCAGCCTGCGCGACGCGGGCGAGGGCAGCCTGAGCGACCCGGTGAAGGTCGGTGCGCGCTACTCGGTGGCGTTCGTGACGGACCTGAAACCCGCCGCGACCCAGCCGCTGAGCGCCGTGCGCGCCCAGATCGAGTCCCAGGTCCTGGCCCAGAAGAAGAGCGGGGAAGGGCAGAAGTTCCTGGACGCCCAGGTGGCCAGCCTGAAACCGAAGGACAACCTCAAGACCGTCCTGGCCGCCCAGCAGAAACGCGTGGAGGCCGCCGCACCCAAGGCCGCTCCCAAGACCGAGGACAGCAGCGGTCAGGACAGCAAGGCGCCCGCCACGGACAGCAAGACCCCGGCAGGCAGCAGCGACAGCGCCGCTCCCCCCGCCGACAAGTAA
- a CDS encoding SIS domain-containing protein — translation MSAPINLLTLLETLPGSYAGPARPDEAPYGLVGVGEGALAAAIAQTLIASSLTRGGTQFVLGSPDATALATDYADLAVVAGANARRVATGGTPEEIDVLVPGGPLATYHFAQFVAHASGHSDEAAAADALLADLAARCAPHVTENNPARDLAWSLWGRTPLLLAAPEAEAMPHAWQQLLARTGKTLSIPVLGDPLPFVTGAFEAQHEKGDAKVALILGDADDTLLLAREILESRIDEIIHVPYPDGAVGYPAALALWYFGAWVAAYLAERYGQEPGDLPVLARAQGVMSGEDRENARLAAPRDDLRRTNVLKDWADDQDVDDVELDEDDRDDG, via the coding sequence ATGAGTGCCCCGATCAACCTCCTGACCCTGCTCGAAACGCTGCCCGGCTCGTACGCCGGTCCCGCCCGCCCCGACGAGGCCCCCTACGGCCTGGTCGGCGTGGGCGAGGGCGCCCTGGCCGCCGCCATCGCCCAGACCCTGATTGCCAGCAGTCTCACGCGCGGCGGCACGCAGTTCGTGCTCGGCAGCCCCGACGCCACGGCCCTCGCCACCGATTACGCCGACCTGGCCGTCGTGGCCGGCGCGAACGCCCGCCGCGTCGCCACCGGCGGCACCCCCGAGGAGATCGACGTGCTGGTCCCCGGCGGGCCGCTCGCCACGTATCACTTCGCGCAGTTCGTCGCGCACGCCAGCGGCCACAGCGACGAGGCCGCCGCCGCCGACGCCCTGCTGGCCGACCTCGCCGCGCGCTGCGCCCCGCACGTCACCGAGAACAACCCTGCCCGCGACCTCGCCTGGAGCCTGTGGGGCCGCACGCCCCTGCTGCTCGCCGCGCCCGAGGCCGAGGCCATGCCGCACGCCTGGCAGCAGCTGCTGGCCCGCACCGGCAAGACCCTGAGCATCCCGGTACTGGGCGACCCGCTGCCCTTCGTGACCGGCGCCTTCGAGGCGCAACACGAGAAGGGCGACGCCAAGGTCGCCCTGATCCTCGGGGACGCCGACGACACCCTGCTGCTGGCCCGCGAGATCCTCGAGAGCCGCATCGACGAGATCATTCACGTGCCGTACCCGGACGGCGCCGTCGGTTACCCCGCCGCGCTGGCCCTGTGGTACTTCGGCGCGTGGGTCGCCGCGTACCTCGCCGAACGCTACGGGCAGGAGCCCGGCGACCTGCCCGTCCTGGCCCGCGCGCAGGGCGTCATGAGCGGCGAGGACCGCGAGAACGCCCGCCTCGCCGCGCCCCGTGACGACCTGCGCCGCACCAACGTCCTGAAAGACTGGGCCGACGACCAGGACGTGGACGACGTGGAACTCGACGAGGACGACCGCGACGACGGGTAA